One genomic region from Cetobacterium sp. 8H encodes:
- a CDS encoding MATE family efflux transporter yields the protein MLKKFINYAVPSVFAMFISSLYVIIDGIFVGQGVGNLALAAVNLVVPVSIFFFGIATMFAVGGGTLISESFGRKNIPKGISIFREAFIVLLILSFFMSFIFVVFSKKIVLILGANGNILEKANIYYVMFCIPNILGIALSSFIRNDGNPRLAMLATVSGAFLNIVLDYIFIFIFKWGIKGAAIATGLGQILTVLIIMLHFLLKKGHLSFGKTELHRENILSFIVLGFPSFFMEITFSIMVFCMNLAISKIGNENQLASFGIINYLTTIIYMLLLGLSFGVQPLFSFNHGAKNYENVSKFFKFTIISSIIINSIYFAISYFYGYNIVGLFTKNRSILNETYIGLILFNLSFFIIGINVIQSGYYQAINNPKNSNIISFFRALLFFPITISIASYYWGLKGIWLSPLFSETFCFITWYLLLCKNLKSVLLNYCIKSIPKKQ from the coding sequence ATGTTAAAAAAATTTATTAATTATGCCGTTCCATCTGTATTCGCAATGTTTATATCATCTCTTTACGTAATTATAGATGGAATTTTTGTAGGACAAGGAGTTGGTAACTTAGCTCTTGCCGCTGTTAACTTAGTAGTACCTGTATCAATTTTCTTTTTTGGAATAGCAACAATGTTTGCTGTGGGAGGTGGAACTCTTATTTCCGAAAGTTTTGGAAGAAAGAATATACCAAAAGGGATCAGCATCTTTAGAGAAGCTTTTATAGTTTTATTAATTTTAAGCTTTTTTATGAGTTTCATCTTTGTTGTTTTTTCAAAAAAGATAGTTTTAATTTTAGGGGCCAATGGAAATATTTTAGAAAAAGCTAATATATATTATGTTATGTTCTGCATCCCTAATATACTAGGAATAGCTTTAAGTAGCTTTATAAGAAATGATGGAAATCCCAGACTTGCCATGCTGGCAACCGTTTCTGGTGCTTTTTTAAATATAGTTTTAGATTATATATTCATTTTTATTTTTAAATGGGGGATAAAGGGTGCTGCTATAGCTACTGGACTGGGACAAATTTTAACGGTTCTAATTATTATGCTGCATTTTCTATTAAAAAAAGGACATCTTTCTTTTGGAAAAACTGAACTACACAGAGAAAATATTCTGAGCTTTATTGTACTAGGATTTCCATCCTTTTTCATGGAAATCACATTTTCAATAATGGTCTTTTGTATGAATCTAGCCATTTCCAAAATTGGAAATGAAAATCAATTGGCTTCATTTGGAATAATAAACTATTTAACTACCATAATCTATATGCTTTTACTAGGTTTATCTTTTGGTGTTCAGCCACTATTTAGTTTTAATCATGGGGCTAAAAACTATGAAAATGTTTCCAAATTTTTTAAATTTACAATTATATCTTCTATTATTATTAACTCTATCTATTTTGCTATATCATATTTTTACGGATACAATATTGTAGGATTATTTACTAAAAATAGAAGTATTTTAAATGAAACATATATTGGGCTTATTCTTTTTAATCTTTCTTTTTTTATTATTGGAATTAATGTTATTCAATCGGGATACTATCAAGCTATAAATAACCCTAAAAATTCTAATATTATATCTTTTTTTAGAGCACTTTTATTTTTCCCCATTACCATTAGTATAGCAAGCTATTATTGGGGTTTAAAAGGAATCTGGCTGAGTCCTCTATTTTCTGAAACTTTCTGCTTTATAACTTGGTATCTTCTGCTTTGTAAAAATTTGAAATCAGTTTTACTAAATTATTGTATAAAATCTATACCTAAAAAACAATAA
- a CDS encoding helix-turn-helix domain-containing protein produces MIFSIGETSKLTKVSIQALRHYDKEGLLKPVFVDEDTKYRYYSIDQFLQIDFIKRCKSLGFSLEKIKQILYEGNNLEDILKSISFQKDIIEKEIENLKNIKSNLVRLESTLSSAMNNLNKPPQVKELEFFVLGTSKGEIKDNNDIETHIRKNFKKIDISYNINDTFIILKVDKNNFNCYEEMIVASSSIKSDIIYKNKEVSLFIEGAAFKNEIYFEKIKKFERDSKLSSSENFFEIYYISKLDNKNEEYSLINIFHPFEI; encoded by the coding sequence ATGATATTTTCAATAGGTGAAACATCTAAATTAACTAAAGTTTCGATTCAAGCTCTTCGTCACTATGATAAAGAGGGGCTTTTAAAACCAGTTTTTGTTGATGAAGATACAAAATATAGATATTATTCAATAGATCAGTTTTTACAAATAGATTTCATAAAAAGATGTAAGTCTTTAGGATTTTCTTTGGAAAAAATAAAACAGATTTTATACGAGGGAAATAATTTGGAAGATATTTTAAAATCCATTAGTTTTCAGAAGGATATAATAGAAAAAGAGATTGAAAATTTAAAAAATATAAAGTCTAATTTAGTTAGATTAGAGAGTACTTTAAGTAGTGCTATGAATAATTTAAATAAACCTCCTCAAGTAAAAGAGTTAGAATTTTTTGTTTTAGGAACTTCTAAAGGGGAGATAAAAGATAATAATGATATCGAAACTCACATAAGGAAAAATTTTAAAAAAATAGATATTTCTTATAATATAAATGATACTTTTATTATTTTAAAGGTAGATAAAAATAATTTTAATTGCTATGAAGAAATGATAGTGGCATCGAGTAGTATTAAAAGTGATATAATTTATAAAAATAAAGAAGTATCTTTATTTATCGAAGGAGCTGCTTTTAAAAATGAAATATATTTTGAAAAAATAAAAAAATTTGAAAGAGATTCTAAGTTAAGCAGTTCTGAAAATTTTTTTGAGATATATTATATTTCAAAGTTAGACAATAAAAATGAGGAGTACTCTTTAATAAATATTTTTCATCCTTTTGAAATTTAA
- a CDS encoding MATE family efflux transporter, whose protein sequence is MNDLSIKFEKQGTLSTILKFSVPSSFGAIIGMLCVLTDRFFIGQVAGRAGMAAVALVFPYAMIINSFNFAFSGIAIIIGVKLGSNDRDGAEKVLCTGFMWIIIVGFLLSIFLWSFNVPILRYLGASDSIIPFAKKYTSFLIPVAIFQMILGQSTLIRGIGDSVTAMGVNIFTGVLNVILDYIFILKFGMGIQGASLATFIATFLSALYVLYYFTKSDTINFSKKNCSLNLKILKEIFRIGSPRFYNQLLQSSVITVTNKQAGIYGGDIATAAIGIISICRSVMNTSLQGFNQGTAAIISYNFGSNNFKRVKDVLKIQLYTVISVSFVLVVLMLTNTETIVSFFIKNDPTLVDFTVSSMRINLFLMPFTAIFLACNNFFQSIKENVIATRFFVARIIVLNIPLVYILGHFFQETGVWLAFPIADTTVAIVLFFLTLKKIKSLKS, encoded by the coding sequence TTGAATGATTTGAGTATAAAATTTGAAAAACAAGGAACACTATCTACTATTTTAAAATTTAGTGTTCCTTCATCTTTTGGAGCTATTATAGGCATGCTTTGTGTTTTAACAGACAGATTTTTTATCGGACAAGTTGCTGGAAGAGCTGGCATGGCCGCTGTTGCACTAGTTTTTCCATATGCCATGATTATCAATAGTTTCAATTTTGCATTTTCTGGTATTGCAATCATCATAGGAGTTAAATTGGGTAGCAATGACCGAGATGGAGCTGAAAAAGTCTTATGTACAGGATTTATGTGGATTATAATAGTTGGATTTTTACTTTCAATTTTTCTATGGTCTTTCAATGTTCCAATACTTAGATATCTTGGTGCTTCTGATTCGATTATTCCATTTGCTAAAAAATACACAAGCTTTTTGATCCCTGTGGCAATTTTTCAAATGATTCTAGGGCAAAGTACCTTAATTAGAGGAATTGGAGATTCTGTAACAGCCATGGGTGTCAATATTTTTACTGGAGTCTTAAATGTTATTTTAGACTATATTTTTATTTTAAAATTTGGGATGGGAATTCAAGGGGCTTCTTTAGCTACATTTATTGCAACCTTTTTAAGTGCTCTTTACGTTCTATATTATTTTACAAAATCAGACACTATTAACTTTTCTAAAAAAAACTGCTCTTTGAACCTTAAAATTTTAAAAGAGATATTTAGAATTGGAAGTCCCCGATTCTACAATCAACTTCTTCAATCTTCAGTTATAACAGTCACTAACAAACAAGCTGGAATTTATGGTGGGGATATTGCTACTGCTGCTATCGGTATCATTTCTATCTGTAGAAGTGTTATGAATACAAGTCTTCAAGGATTTAATCAAGGTACTGCTGCAATAATATCTTATAACTTTGGTTCTAATAATTTTAAAAGAGTTAAAGATGTGTTAAAAATACAGCTTTATACAGTTATCAGTGTGTCTTTTGTACTTGTTGTCTTGATGCTTACAAACACAGAAACAATTGTTTCATTTTTTATAAAAAATGATCCTACTCTTGTTGATTTCACTGTTTCTAGTATGAGAATCAATCTATTTTTAATGCCATTTACAGCTATTTTCTTAGCTTGTAACAATTTTTTTCAATCTATAAAAGAGAACGTTATCGCAACCAGATTTTTTGTAGCTAGAATTATTGTTTTAAATATTCCTTTAGTTTATATTTTAGGACATTTTTTCCAAGAAACAGGGGTTTGGTTAGCTTTTCCAATTGCTGATACCACTGTAGCAATTGTTCTTTTCTTTTTAACATTAAAAAAGATTAAAAGTCTAAAAAGTTAA
- a CDS encoding hemolysin III family protein: MSESLSRIEEWVNSMTHYFGAVLALVGTGALLVHSLKTNNLGYVVGSMVFCFSLILLYTMSGTYHILYVGKFKHLFKILDHSAIYILISGSYTPYLLGVFDGNVKWILFFIQWGMTVIGILFKLFFIGRFNFLSTLIYLLMGWMIVFVFDDLKTLISPISLKLLIWGGVSYSVGTVFYMMKNRKFSHGIWHIFVLAGSILNYFSIYFLI, from the coding sequence ATGAGTGAATCTCTATCTAGAATTGAAGAATGGGTTAATTCAATGACTCATTATTTTGGAGCAGTTTTAGCTCTTGTGGGAACCGGTGCACTTTTAGTTCACTCTTTAAAAACAAACAATTTAGGATACGTTGTAGGTTCTATGGTATTTTGTTTTTCTTTAATTTTACTTTATACGATGTCTGGAACTTATCATATTTTATATGTAGGTAAATTTAAACATCTTTTTAAAATTTTAGATCATTCGGCCATTTACATTCTTATATCTGGTTCTTACACTCCGTATCTTTTAGGAGTTTTTGACGGTAATGTTAAATGGATTTTATTTTTTATCCAATGGGGAATGACTGTTATTGGAATTTTATTCAAATTATTCTTTATTGGAAGGTTTAACTTTCTTTCAACGCTTATATATCTTTTAATGGGATGGATGATTGTATTTGTTTTCGATGATTTAAAAACACTTATATCTCCGATATCATTAAAATTATTAATTTGGGGTGGTGTTAGCTACTCTGTTGGAACTGTATTTTATATGATGAAAAACAGAAAATTTTCTCATGGAATATGGCATATTTTTGTTTTAGCCGGAAGTATATTAAACTATTTTTCAATATACTTCTTAATTTAA
- a CDS encoding dCMP deaminase family protein produces MSKRTNYIDWDEYFMGVAILSAKRSKDPGTQVGACIVTPDKRIVGVGYNGLPAGCSDDEFPWSREGDFLDNKYAYVCHAELNAILNSTKSLKGCTIYVDLFPCNECAKSIIQSGISEVVYLSDKYSNTDSNIASKKLFNAANIKLRQLEPKFDELVLNFRKNG; encoded by the coding sequence ATGTCAAAAAGAACTAATTACATCGATTGGGATGAATATTTTATGGGTGTTGCGATTCTTTCTGCTAAACGTAGTAAAGATCCTGGTACTCAAGTTGGAGCTTGTATTGTAACTCCAGACAAAAGAATTGTTGGTGTTGGTTATAATGGACTTCCTGCTGGTTGCTCTGATGATGAGTTTCCATGGAGTAGAGAAGGAGATTTTTTAGATAATAAATATGCTTATGTTTGTCATGCTGAACTTAACGCTATTTTAAATAGTACTAAAAGTTTAAAAGGATGTACTATATATGTAGACTTATTCCCTTGTAATGAATGCGCTAAAAGTATAATTCAAAGTGGCATATCGGAAGTTGTATATCTTTCTGATAAATATAGCAATACAGACTCAAACATTGCTTCTAAAAAGCTTTTTAATGCCGCTAATATTAAGCTTAGACAATTAGAACCTAAGTTTGATGAACTTGTTTTAAACTTTAGAAAAAATGGTTAG
- a CDS encoding chorismate synthase: MNSFGSLFRVQIYGESHGPGVGIIIDGIPPGIPLSVEDFKEDLSKRKPGKIGTTKRIEEDSPIFLSGIFNDFTTGAPLNIFFQNNNTNSKVYADFKSHPRPGHSDFSAVQKYDSFNDMRGGGHFSGRLTLGLVAAGVIAKKILKKVTFNCEIDSIGTLNKEDFNIKLKDYLEVIEKDGDSLGGIISLSIKDIPIGLGEPFFESVESKISSMVFSIPGIKGIEFGAGFEGTKLLGSKFNDLFIDKNGRTTTNNNGGINGGITNGNDIYLKVAVKPTSSIFKSQDTYNFKENKISTLNITGRHDVAFILRVPIVLENSVAIALADLYLQSKKIQF; encoded by the coding sequence ATGAATAGTTTCGGTTCTCTTTTCAGAGTTCAAATATATGGTGAATCTCATGGTCCTGGAGTTGGAATTATCATTGATGGTATCCCACCTGGAATTCCTTTGTCTGTTGAGGACTTTAAAGAAGATTTGTCTAAAAGAAAACCTGGTAAAATTGGAACTACAAAAAGAATTGAAGAGGATTCTCCTATTTTTCTTTCTGGAATTTTTAATGATTTTACCACTGGAGCTCCACTTAATATATTTTTTCAGAATAATAATACAAACTCTAAGGTCTATGCAGATTTCAAATCTCATCCAAGACCAGGACACTCAGATTTTTCAGCTGTACAAAAATATGACTCTTTTAATGATATGAGAGGCGGAGGACATTTTTCTGGAAGATTGACTCTAGGACTTGTTGCAGCAGGAGTTATAGCTAAAAAAATCTTAAAAAAAGTAACTTTTAATTGTGAAATTGATAGCATCGGAACCTTAAATAAAGAAGATTTCAATATCAAATTAAAAGATTATTTAGAAGTGATTGAAAAAGATGGTGACTCTTTAGGAGGAATTATTTCTCTTTCTATAAAAGATATCCCTATAGGCTTAGGTGAACCTTTTTTTGAATCTGTTGAATCTAAGATATCTTCTATGGTTTTTTCTATCCCAGGTATTAAAGGGATTGAATTTGGGGCTGGATTTGAGGGTACAAAGTTACTAGGTAGTAAATTTAATGATCTTTTTATTGATAAAAACGGAAGGACTACAACTAATAATAACGGTGGAATAAACGGTGGAATAACAAATGGAAATGATATCTATTTGAAGGTTGCTGTTAAGCCTACTTCAAGTATTTTTAAATCTCAAGATACTTATAATTTTAAAGAAAATAAAATCTCAACTTTGAATATAACTGGAAGACATGATGTCGCATTTATTTTAAGAGTTCCTATTGTTTTGGAAAACTCTGTGGCAATTGCTCTGGCAGATCTATATTTACAAAGTAAGAAAATACAATTTTAA
- the obgE gene encoding GTPase ObgE — protein MFIDEVILTVKAGNGGDGAATFRREKFIQFGGPDGGDGGKGGDLVFLADPNINTLIDFKYKKLFQAENGENGAKKNMFGKTGEDLVIKVPVGTQVRDMETGKLLLDMSVSGAKRVLLRGGRGGLGNTNFKNSIRRTPTMAGKGKEGVELRVKLELKLLADVALVGYPSVGKSSLINKISAAKSKVGNYHFTTLEPKLGVVRLGEGRSFVVADIPGLIEGAHEGVGLGDKFLKHIERCKMIYHIVDVAGIEGRDPIEDFDRINNELTKFSEKLAKKNQIVLANKMDLIWDMEKYEQFKTYVESKGHEVFPVSVILGDGIKEVLNSTWHVLQETEREELEEEADLVQVLKANKTTKEPFTVTQDEDGVFVVDGSMVDGVLAKYIITHDDESVVTFLHMLRTLGLEEALRDAGVEDGDTVRIADTEFDFVE, from the coding sequence GTGTTTATAGATGAGGTTATATTAACGGTTAAAGCAGGTAATGGTGGAGATGGAGCTGCCACTTTTAGAAGAGAAAAATTTATACAGTTTGGAGGTCCAGATGGTGGAGATGGAGGAAAAGGTGGAGATTTAGTATTTCTAGCTGACCCAAATATCAATACACTTATAGATTTCAAATATAAAAAATTGTTCCAAGCTGAAAATGGTGAAAATGGTGCCAAAAAAAATATGTTTGGGAAAACAGGAGAAGATTTAGTTATTAAAGTTCCTGTTGGAACACAAGTAAGAGATATGGAAACAGGAAAATTACTACTTGATATGAGTGTTTCAGGAGCAAAAAGAGTTCTTTTAAGAGGAGGAAGAGGAGGATTAGGTAATACTAACTTTAAAAACTCTATTAGAAGAACACCAACAATGGCTGGAAAAGGAAAAGAAGGAGTGGAGTTAAGAGTAAAATTAGAATTAAAACTTTTAGCTGACGTTGCTTTAGTTGGATATCCATCTGTTGGAAAATCAAGTTTAATAAATAAAATATCAGCAGCAAAATCTAAGGTAGGAAACTATCACTTTACGACATTAGAGCCTAAATTAGGAGTTGTAAGACTTGGAGAGGGAAGATCTTTTGTTGTTGCAGATATCCCAGGATTAATTGAAGGAGCACATGAGGGTGTAGGTTTAGGAGATAAATTCTTAAAGCACATTGAAAGATGTAAAATGATATACCATATTGTGGATGTAGCTGGAATTGAAGGAAGAGATCCGATAGAAGATTTCGATAGAATAAACAATGAGTTAACAAAGTTTAGTGAGAAATTAGCTAAGAAAAATCAAATTGTTTTAGCAAATAAGATGGATTTGATTTGGGATATGGAAAAATATGAACAGTTTAAAACATATGTAGAATCAAAAGGACATGAAGTATTCCCAGTATCAGTTATACTAGGAGATGGAATAAAAGAAGTTTTAAATAGCACTTGGCATGTTTTACAAGAAACAGAAAGAGAAGAGTTAGAAGAGGAAGCTGATCTTGTTCAAGTACTAAAAGCTAATAAAACAACAAAAGAACCATTTACAGTTACTCAAGATGAGGATGGAGTATTCGTTGTAGATGGATCAATGGTTGATGGAGTATTAGCTAAGTATATAATAACTCACGATGATGAGTCAGTAGTTACATTCTTACATATGCTTAGAACTTTAGGATTAGAAGAAGCTTTAAGAGATGCAGGAGTGGAAGATGGAGACACTGTAAGAATTGCGGATACAGAATTTGATTTTGTTGAGTAA
- the miaA gene encoding tRNA (adenosine(37)-N6)-dimethylallyltransferase MiaA: MKGIVIAGPTGVGKTELSIKLAKALNAEIVSADSAQVYIGMDIGTAKIGEQEMDGVVHHMIDIVEPIKKYSVGDYQRSVDDILKKSEDKNILLVGGTGLYIDSVARGLSALPESDLKIREKLMAEDGEKLFKTLCEVDPESAESIHPNNKRRVERALEVFYQTGEKFSVLSKKNIKGNNFKFLKVALERDRDYLYERINKRVEIMMENGLLEEVTSLYQKYGETLRKINIIGYTEIVDYLEGKISLDVAKELIQKNSRNYAKRQFTWFKNDHEYIWYDLDKMTEKEIFLDILERFNRL; this comes from the coding sequence ATGAAAGGAATAGTTATAGCAGGACCTACTGGGGTTGGAAAAACAGAGTTGTCTATAAAATTAGCAAAAGCATTAAATGCTGAGATCGTTTCAGCAGATTCAGCTCAAGTATATATTGGAATGGATATAGGTACAGCAAAAATAGGGGAACAGGAGATGGACGGAGTTGTTCATCATATGATAGATATAGTAGAACCTATAAAAAAATATAGTGTTGGAGATTATCAAAGATCAGTAGATGATATATTAAAAAAATCTGAAGATAAAAATATTTTATTGGTAGGTGGAACAGGTCTATACATAGATTCTGTAGCTAGAGGGTTGTCAGCACTTCCTGAAAGTGATTTAAAAATAAGAGAAAAATTAATGGCAGAGGATGGAGAAAAACTTTTTAAAACTTTATGTGAGGTAGATCCAGAAAGTGCAGAATCAATTCATCCGAACAACAAAAGAAGAGTTGAAAGAGCTTTAGAGGTATTTTATCAAACAGGAGAAAAATTTTCAGTATTATCTAAAAAAAATATAAAAGGTAACAATTTTAAGTTTTTAAAAGTTGCTCTTGAAAGAGATAGAGATTATCTTTATGAAAGAATAAATAAAAGAGTAGAAATAATGATGGAGAATGGTCTTTTAGAAGAGGTGACATCACTATACCAAAAGTATGGAGAAACACTAAGAAAAATAAATATAATAGGCTATACAGAGATAGTTGATTACCTTGAAGGAAAAATAAGTTTAGATGTAGCAAAAGAATTAATTCAGAAAAATTCAAGGAATTATGCAAAGAGACAATTTACATGGTTTAAAAATGATCATGAGTATATTTGGTATGATTTAGATAAAATGACAGAAAAAGAAATTTTTTTAGATATTTTAGAAAGATTTAATAGACTATAA
- a CDS encoding ATP-binding protein produces the protein MQNEIKLYVPSSLKNLSIIRAMTKTYLEHQKVDQKDIMKILSIVDELATNVIEHGYEYKSGDIIIELQKNEDIIHLVVEDNGIGFDEGKMSKDEGGMGLFLAKAMADNFKIEKKVNGTKIKVEKRIKEEI, from the coding sequence ATGCAGAATGAAATTAAACTGTATGTTCCATCCTCTTTAAAAAATCTTTCTATTATTAGGGCTATGACAAAAACATATTTAGAACATCAAAAAGTTGATCAGAAGGATATAATGAAGATACTTTCAATTGTTGATGAACTAGCAACAAATGTTATAGAACATGGATATGAGTATAAATCTGGGGATATAATAATAGAACTTCAAAAAAATGAAGATATCATACATCTTGTAGTTGAAGACAATGGTATTGGTTTTGATGAAGGTAAGATGAGTAAAGATGAAGGTGGAATGGGACTTTTTTTAGCAAAAGCAATGGCAGATAATTTTAAAATAGAAAAAAAAGTTAATGGTACAAAGATAAAAGTTGAGAAGAGAATTAAGGAGGAGATTTAA
- a CDS encoding STAS domain-containing protein, translated as MTTNFEIVEKNVDDIRVIKVYGELDALVAPKLKEKIAKQIELDITKFIIDFEELVHINSLAMGILRGKLRVVRELGGDIKLVGLNDHIRTIFEMIGLDELFDIYRTEEEAIASFR; from the coding sequence ATGACTACAAACTTTGAAATAGTTGAAAAAAATGTAGATGATATAAGAGTAATAAAGGTATATGGGGAGTTAGATGCTTTAGTAGCACCAAAATTAAAAGAAAAAATAGCGAAGCAAATTGAATTAGATATTACAAAATTTATTATAGATTTTGAAGAATTAGTACATATAAATAGTTTAGCAATGGGAATTTTAAGAGGAAAATTAAGAGTTGTTAGGGAATTAGGTGGAGATATAAAATTAGTTGGACTAAATGATCATATAAGAACAATATTTGAGATGATTGGTTTAGATGAGCTATTTGATATCTATAGAACAGAAGAAGAGGCAATTGCTAGTTTTAGATAA
- the rny gene encoding ribonuclease Y: protein MNLIIGVGLAIVGIAIVFSAMYKKSTIDKKIEELNNLEDDRLKAKIKAKDILERAEKEAAAKGKEIELKAKETVYHMKEEAEKEIKIAKNELLQKESRLAKKEETLEVKLEKVENRAVELEDINANLENKKLEIEEIKKSQEEALEKISEMTKNEAKDMLISKLKDDLVHETALAIREYENKMEDEKDRISKRILSTAIGKASSEFVADATVSVVNLPNDEMKGRIIGREGRNIRTIEALTGVDIIIDDTPEAVVLSSFDGVKREVARRAIEKLINDGRIHPGKIEEVVNKSRKEIEKDIVEAGEQALLELGIPGMHMEIIKTLGKLKYRTSYGQNVLTHSIEVAKLAANLAAELGADTKLAKRAGLLHDVGKVLEHDIEASHAIIGGEFLKKFGEKPAVINAVMAHHNEVEFESVEAILVQASDAISASRPGARRETLSTYLKRLEGLEEIATSFEGVESSYAIQAGREIRIIINPEVVSDDAATKMARDIAKKIEETMQYPGQIKVTIMRETRAVEYAK from the coding sequence ATGAACTTAATAATAGGAGTTGGATTAGCTATAGTTGGTATTGCAATAGTATTTAGTGCTATGTATAAAAAATCAACAATAGATAAAAAAATAGAGGAATTAAATAATTTAGAAGATGATAGATTAAAAGCTAAAATAAAAGCTAAAGATATTTTAGAAAGAGCAGAAAAAGAAGCTGCAGCTAAAGGAAAAGAGATAGAATTAAAAGCTAAAGAAACTGTTTATCACATGAAAGAAGAAGCAGAAAAAGAGATTAAGATAGCAAAGAATGAACTTTTACAAAAAGAATCTAGATTAGCTAAAAAAGAGGAAACATTAGAAGTTAAACTAGAAAAAGTAGAGAATAGAGCTGTTGAATTAGAAGATATAAATGCAAACTTAGAAAATAAAAAACTTGAAATAGAAGAGATTAAAAAATCTCAAGAAGAAGCTTTAGAAAAAATTTCTGAAATGACAAAAAATGAAGCTAAGGACATGCTTATTTCTAAATTAAAAGATGATTTAGTACACGAAACAGCTTTAGCTATAAGAGAATATGAGAATAAAATGGAAGATGAGAAAGATAGAATTTCAAAAAGAATTTTATCAACAGCTATAGGAAAAGCTTCTTCTGAATTTGTTGCAGATGCAACTGTATCAGTTGTAAATCTACCAAATGATGAAATGAAGGGTAGAATTATTGGTAGAGAAGGAAGAAACATTAGAACTATAGAAGCTTTAACAGGTGTAGATATTATAATAGATGATACTCCTGAAGCAGTAGTTTTATCAAGTTTTGATGGTGTTAAAAGAGAAGTTGCAAGAAGAGCAATAGAGAAGTTAATAAATGATGGAAGAATTCATCCGGGTAAAATTGAAGAGGTTGTAAATAAGTCTAGAAAAGAGATAGAAAAAGATATCGTAGAAGCTGGAGAGCAAGCTTTACTTGAACTAGGAATACCTGGAATGCATATGGAAATTATCAAAACTTTAGGAAAATTGAAGTACAGAACAAGTTATGGTCAAAATGTATTGACACATTCGATAGAAGTAGCTAAATTAGCTGCAAACTTAGCTGCAGAGTTAGGAGCGGATACAAAGTTAGCCAAAAGAGCTGGATTATTACATGATGTAGGAAAAGTTTTAGAGCATGATATAGAAGCTTCACATGCTATTATTGGTGGAGAGTTCTTGAAGAAATTTGGAGAGAAACCAGCTGTAATTAATGCTGTAATGGCTCACCATAATGAAGTAGAATTTGAAAGTGTTGAGGCAATATTAGTACAGGCATCAGATGCTATATCAGCATCAAGACCAGGAGCTAGAAGAGAAACTCTATCTACTTACTTAAAAAGACTTGAAGGATTAGAAGAGATTGCAACTTCATTCGAGGGAGTAGAATCTTCATATGCAATACAAGCAGGTAGAGAGATTAGAATCATAATAAATCCAGAGGTAGTTTCAGATGATGCAGCTACTAAAATGGCTAGAGACATTGCAAAAAAAATTGAAGAAACAATGCAATATCCAGGACAAATAAAGGTAACTATTATGAGAGAAACAAGAGCTGTAGAGTACGCGAAGTAA